Proteins encoded by one window of Desulfovibrio ferrophilus:
- a CDS encoding polyphenol oxidase family protein — MDMNYLPFVFPGLQNIGCAFGLRGKDSGPFGSNNISLDVGDDKASVRANRKHLQDALGFEYWQEVRQVHGQQIIFDPEPGSIEEPGTLEADGLATTRPGLALVIKTADCQPILLAHKSGKHIAALHAGWRGNVLKFPATGVRDFCEEYDISASDVMAVRGPSLGPGKSEFTNFGQEFGSSFEDWYDRQTQCANLWRMTRDQLVSAGIPPANVYALDLCTMSLPELFFSYRREQVCGRQASIIWIRS, encoded by the coding sequence ATGGATATGAACTATCTTCCCTTTGTTTTTCCCGGCCTGCAGAATATCGGCTGCGCCTTCGGACTGCGCGGCAAGGATTCCGGCCCCTTTGGCAGCAACAATATATCCCTCGATGTGGGCGACGACAAAGCCTCGGTGCGGGCAAACCGCAAGCACCTTCAAGACGCTTTGGGATTCGAATATTGGCAGGAGGTCCGCCAGGTCCATGGTCAACAAATCATCTTCGACCCGGAACCGGGCTCCATCGAAGAACCGGGCACCCTTGAGGCCGACGGCCTAGCCACCACCCGTCCAGGGCTGGCACTGGTGATCAAGACTGCGGACTGCCAACCCATCCTGCTGGCTCACAAAAGTGGCAAACATATCGCCGCACTGCACGCAGGCTGGCGGGGAAATGTTCTTAAATTTCCTGCTACGGGCGTACGAGACTTTTGTGAGGAATATGACATCTCCGCTTCCGACGTCATGGCCGTGCGCGGCCCGAGCCTGGGACCGGGCAAGAGCGAGTTCACGAACTTCGGTCAGGAGTTCGGCTCTTCCTTCGAGGACTGGTATGATCGGCAGACCCAATGCGCCAACCTGTGGCGCATGACCCGTGATCAACTGGTCAGTGCAGGCATCCCCCCAGCCAATGTCTATGCCCTGGACCTGTGCACCATGAGCCTGCCGGAGCTGTTCTTTTCCTACCGTCGTGAGCAGGTGTGCGGACGCCAGGCGAGCATCATCTGGATCAGGAGCTAG
- a CDS encoding 5-formyltetrahydrofolate cyclo-ligase, with the protein MTQNTDSKNQLRKSLIQQRAEQPEALRQKLSTAILERLRETPAWTTAREILTYMPIRGEVDVSPLLDELWLHGIRVLLPRCRPQEPGLMDIACATCMEDLRPGLYGIPEPAPENCAALLDVNPDLILIPGVGFDRQGFRLGFGAGFYDRFLSAKQAPNAVLIGLAYGFQVQQNLPHDTWDVPVHAIITENETIWI; encoded by the coding sequence ATGACCCAAAACACTGACTCGAAAAACCAGTTGCGAAAAAGCCTGATTCAGCAGCGAGCCGAACAGCCCGAAGCCCTTAGGCAGAAGCTGTCCACTGCCATTCTTGAGCGATTACGCGAAACACCGGCCTGGACCACGGCTCGCGAAATATTGACCTACATGCCCATTAGAGGAGAGGTCGATGTCAGCCCGCTGCTGGACGAATTGTGGCTGCATGGAATCAGGGTTTTGTTGCCTCGTTGTCGCCCTCAGGAACCAGGTCTCATGGATATCGCCTGCGCGACCTGCATGGAGGACCTGCGACCGGGGTTGTACGGCATCCCGGAACCAGCCCCCGAGAATTGCGCCGCCCTTCTTGACGTCAACCCTGATCTGATTCTGATTCCCGGAGTTGGATTTGATCGGCAAGGATTCAGGCTCGGTTTCGGGGCTGGATTCTATGACCGCTTTCTCTCAGCAAAACAGGCTCCCAATGCAGTGCTCATCGGGCTGGCCTATGGATTCCAGGTTCAACAGAATCTACCGCATGACACATGGGACGTCCCGGTCCACGCGATCATCACGGAGAATGAAACCATATGGATATGA
- a CDS encoding metallophosphoesterase family protein: MSLKNRDECWIGVGDIHGQAQNISRIPGVTDARGVIMSGDMTTHGSVDDARRVMDVLQKANPVVLAQIGNMDSPGISGWLEEKGVNIHAEARELAPGFGLIGVGWSAPTPFGTPCEVPDATLGHWLNAVHARASDWKRLLLVVHTPPYGTRVDDLGGGRHVGSPAVREFIERVQPDACLTGHIHESRALDYVGKTPVVNPGMLAHGGYAQIRLTADELSIELKTL; encoded by the coding sequence ATGTCTTTGAAAAATCGAGACGAATGTTGGATCGGCGTGGGTGATATCCACGGGCAGGCTCAAAATATTTCCAGAATTCCCGGGGTGACGGACGCCAGAGGGGTTATTATGTCGGGTGATATGACCACCCATGGCAGCGTGGATGACGCCCGCCGCGTGATGGACGTTTTGCAAAAGGCCAATCCTGTTGTACTGGCTCAGATTGGCAACATGGATAGTCCGGGCATCTCCGGTTGGCTTGAGGAAAAAGGGGTGAATATTCACGCCGAAGCCCGAGAATTGGCCCCCGGGTTTGGACTGATCGGAGTGGGGTGGTCGGCGCCGACGCCTTTTGGGACCCCTTGTGAAGTTCCGGATGCCACTTTGGGGCACTGGTTGAACGCTGTGCATGCCCGCGCCAGTGATTGGAAGAGATTGCTGCTGGTCGTGCATACACCCCCATACGGAACCAGGGTTGATGATCTTGGCGGAGGCCGCCATGTAGGCAGCCCTGCGGTGCGCGAGTTCATCGAGCGGGTCCAGCCGGATGCCTGTCTGACAGGCCATATCCATGAAAGCCGTGCTCTGGACTATGTGGGGAAGACTCCGGTGGTCAACCCCGGAATGCTGGCTCACGGTGGTTATGCGCAAATCAGATTGACCGCAGATGAATTGTCCATCGAGCTG